The Helianthus annuus cultivar XRQ/B chromosome 11, HanXRQr2.0-SUNRISE, whole genome shotgun sequence region cacatgTAAGGTTATCTAATAGCAAATACTAGAGATACTGCGCAATAGTAAagaagagacgaaccttgctgtcTGGAGcagagtgtcatggtcgatttcggatcagttcggttatagtcttgttttataaaaacgttttaaaaccaagttcactataaccagtgcctctgataccaaactgtcacaccctcaaattaccacctagggagtgtccctgttaggcgggTGACTactaattacattgaatcacaagttgtAATAAAGTTCCATCAATTAAGTAATAACAATTCCaatcataagttattcaaaatcacaagttcagcggaagcattaaagtatCATAAGGTAAATACAAattcaatcataataaataaGTATTTGACAAATAATCCCGTTGGTATGACCATGACCGCTCTTGCTCTCCAGCCAGCAAGCTCCTGTTTCaatcacctaacgacctgcgagcatgtaacaagtgtatctgacaaagctggcgagtccacagtttaagaaaacgtttgttaccagatgaatataaaacagttcaataaccaatgcaagtaatattgttaatatcccaattccgaacaagacggctcctgaagtacatgactgccctttcccacgtactcctatccagtactgagcccgactgggtcattagttcgcATCCGTTTTCTCTAGGAGcagtgtgagggtgccaaacctaagtagcgctaccaactaattcccgttaccctccaggtaacaaaataagggacttacaagaatgataggtgagaatattaaccaatatacccgtttttacccaaaagacttatccctccacgggatacccactgactgtccccaaccactaagacgcatgctcgaatgtagtgaactcaccttagagtgctcggtaaGATTTATTACTTCTATACTTTAAGTATTAAACCCGCTACACGCGACCTATTGTATAGTAAACGTAAGTACACATACGTAGGATCATGCAATGTCCTAGTGTTTCTAACAACTCAAGGTTTTTAAGAAGTCCAAGTTAACAAGCTGTCATATCATACATATAcgtaatattatatatttttatgccTGTTGACACATTTCGGCCACGAACACATAATCATGTATTAACACTGTGCACACAAATATAAATACAGGCAACACACTGCTCCTTTCATACTTGCACCCTGGGTCGGCCCAATGCTAGCAGGGGTCGGTCCAATTACTCTACTGATGTGCGGCCCAAATTTAGTGGATTGGATTAATTGTATTCAGCAATTCATGTGTGACCCAACCCAATTCTTGATTCACATATTAGTAATATAATCCGAACAATTAGTCTGCTTCAATTGATTACCCATCATGTTATCATTTCATGGCACAGAAGAATTCTTATATCATCATTATCATTCTTAGTCCCATGTGCACCACATTATAATATGTATATTGTCTAAAAGTTTAGCCGCCATTTTCACCTAGTTTCGGTTACACACACACAAGATCAtcgcaatttttttttttaatatccaTGCAATGCCTACTGACCCTTTATTAAAATAACCACATGGTTTGGTAAGAACTCACATGGCCGCCATGTTCATAATCAAATTATTGAGTTTTGTGCAGCCATGTAATTCCAAGTCTATTGGACCCTTAAAACCGATTAATATGATTAAGCCCCACTACTGTTACATCAACCTATCACTAACATATCACTTTGACTTCATATCCATACATACATCGATGACAACAGCCACTAATCATGCAATTCATGTCCAAATCATTAACATATTCCTAAAGATATATGTGAAACCATCACTTTTATCAGACAAATCGGAGCTTATTAATTCCATTCATCAATCCATTGCATTTGATCTAACAACAGTTTCTTGAGATCTTGATCTTGGCTAACAGTTATGTGAACAATACAATTCTATACGCATGCTACTCACGGCCCTAGATCCTCGGCCTATATGACATTTACTTAATCACCGCAATCATCGATCATATATTCTCACCTAACACACCATCCGATCCAGTAATATAATTATTTACACGTACAAGTCTATATTATCACATCATGAATTAGCATACAAGTCACATACAATCAGCTTAGGTTGAAATAAGTATAATTATACTAACCGGATGATGATGTAGTGTGTGCTAGGGCAAATAAGGAAGGATGTTTCTTTGAGAACTTCTGCTATCACTATACCTAGGAGTCTAGGGTTTGTTCTGATGACAATGTTACCGTGCACGTAGCAAACTAATACCATGCACAAGTGGGCCGGTGGTCAAAGGCTTGGGCCGTAGTCACTATGAGATTGCATAAGGTGTGTAAGTGGTTTTAATTGGTCCATGACCTTGTGCGCTCAAGGGTCCGATGCACTGTAACTATGTGGCCCAACTATACGCGCTTGACACTTATGTCAAATAAGCCGGCCCAAGCAACATCAGTTCTTTATTTTTGTATCAAGGTTATCTAAGTCAGTTGCATGACACACGGTAAACAAGAAAGGTTAATTAGTTACACGTGCCTACGCATGCGTAATAAGTCAGTTAAATATATGCAACCATGTAGTGATGCACGAGATAGACAGATAAACATAGAAGCACTCGCTAAACGTTGTGGGATTTCAAGTAATGCTAACCTCAaatattcgggttgtcacagtatGTGTACTGCCGGAGACGGCTCTCACGCCCGTACACCGGGTATAAAGGTATTCATACTTTTAATTACAAGGTATCAATCTTGTAATAAATATGTTTTAATTGTGTTAAAACGGAATTGAAGTGGTCAACGTAACTGTCAGATTAATTCACGACGATCTCGTAAGTAACAGTGACGGAGACTATGTTGACTGATCGTGACCAGCGCGCTAGGGAGCTGCACACTATACGGTCGGATCCACGCCTACGCGATCCACATGCCTCTCGTATGCTAGACGCGCACACTGCACTAGAACCAGCGCTATGCGCGCGGTACGCagactagtgtgcctagttactACTGCAAACCTGCACACGGTTGTTCCGGCTAGTTAGCCCCCGCGTCATGCTAAGTGGACATAGAATCCGCTACGCACCAGGCCGTGCACCATTCACACTCCCGCACGCCTGAACTACGCGTTGTGCGCCTGAGAGGCCTGTGCCACATCATCCTCCTAAATCACCCGCTGGTGCGCCATAAGCAGACCAACCACATTCCTCACCAATGATGTGCGCCATGCGCCTAAGGAGCTCGCGCCGTATCGACATGCAACATGCCATGGCATCTGCCTACGCCACCCAAGGGTGCGCCATAAACGGACCCGCCATGTTTATGACCATGCGCTGATGGGCAAAAATACAAAGGTGGTGTGCGAAGTTCAAGGTGCACCACATTGGGCTTATAGCCCACGTCACATGCGTGTATGTGCGGGTGCGATGCACCCTTTGGGTCCCACTAGTATTTGCCTTTAAGGAAACAATTTACAAGAAGTGATCCTCCTTATATACTAAGTTTTGTCatcccacctatgtgggacaaggtgaaAAATCTCAATCCATTTTTCTCATATTTGTTTGTTCCTAACATACAACTAcaagcttcgatatctcatttatcttagctctatttggacatagtttgaacacaaacccataaataattatttatacaacacatatatataaatattattaatgtccaaaatatttagtgaaaaactcattttcactaaatgTCCAACAACTCATTAAAGATTAAATATCCCTCCTCACTACTACACCATGAATCTATGCAATTTATCAAATCCATTTATTGTAAGTTTGATGGACTTTTCACCCATGCAAATTTTACCGATCTTAGTCTACTTTTGGTAGTGGGTGATCGAAGATGGTTGCATCACACCTAAATAGCTAGAAAATAAATGATGAAATTTCTTTAAATATATACCACCCGGTCAATTATGGTGAGGCAAGTTTTGGTTGACGACTTGACCCCACACTCACCATATGTAATGTTTAGTTTGATTTCCATTTTAACTTTCCCAATGATTACCTTATGCGTGGGGATTCCCCAAGCAGTACTATTAATATATTTCACCGCTCTACAGGTAGTTAATGCGTGTGAGATATTAAAATTAGCAGTAGTGTCCTAGTAGTGTCCTGTAAACATCACAATTGTAAAAATACTATGTATCATGTATTCACCCAAAGAATTTAAAGTAAATAAAAAGGGGAGTTCGTGAAACTCATCAGTTTAGCAGTGTGCAAGTATAGTGTGCAAGTATAACAAGTGCTAATGGAGGTGTCTCCTATGATGCATGCGTAATCATCAAATCGGGCCTTATTGTAGCAAATACCATTAGTGTTTGTGTTTCTAATTATCATAGTTACACCTAGGGTGATGGAAGATATTACTATCTATTAATCATGACCAATGACCTTCGGGTTTCTAGATTGTTGGAACACAACTCAGTATCTAGAAAATAAATGATGAAATTTCCTTAAAGAAAGCCCCACCTAGCCTATTTAGGTGATGCAAATCATACTTGACCCCACACTtgttatatatactatgtttagTTTCATATCCATTTTAAGTTGGACGATGACCACTTTATCATTGATTTTAATCCAAGATATGCATATATTCAAATACCTCAACTGATATTGTATCTTACAAATGTAATGTTTccaaaatttatatataaaacaAATTATCCTTATTTGAAAATTAATGCGAATTTTCTTTGGTCATGGGACTATTGTTACTTTTAGCCGTTATTGGACGTCGAATTAGTTACTTTACAACATTGTGATTGTTCAAACAGTTGTGGACCCATGAATTATTTGTTAGGAATGCGGATGAGGTGTCCAACCATATTTTTAAGGGGCgcggtcgggttttttgcctaaaatatacaatattttttttttcaaaaggtaCGGCCGCCCACCTTGTTCTAAGGGTGGATCTGCCCCTGTGTTCAAATTGTAATAGCTTTTTAACCCATATCGGCATACGTGTTACATAAGTTTAGGTACTTCCATTAATTTGCTATAAAGTGTAATATTCACATTATTTTTTAAATTCAGAATTAAAaattatattgtttttttttagttCAGAATTAAAattcagattagggttttctCAGCGTTGTCTACTACAAATACGGACGCCTCCCCCTGCTCTAATACAGTAACCTCAGGGCAAGATGATCGAGAGATCTGATTCTCTGTTTTTGTAAGTTGTTTTCCTTTTGTTGTTTGATTATACATTGATCCTTTCTAAAAGCCGTTGATCTGTGTATTTTCTGGTTTGAACGTGTTCtgatcattttcttttatatttgAATTGTGTATTTTCTGGGTTGAACGTGTTCTGATCATTTTTTCTATATCCGACTTGTGTGTTAGCCATCAGTCCGCTCACTGTACACATCGATCTCTCTTTGCTCTATGTGGATCGGATCATAACATGTTGATTTTTCATAGGTATGGTCAAATCACTGTACACATCCATCTCTCTGGttatgttttattgttttttagattaTGAATATGTATTTTGAATGTTAACATCCACTTTTATTTCATACTTGGTTAATTTTCAGATTATATTAACCATTCTTATTAAAAGCAAGTTATTCAGATTAGGAGAAATAAAAATCCAACAAAATGTatctttatatatattatatttctGTTAAATTATGCAGCTGTTTGGTACCTAGTGGTTTTTGTTCATCGTCAACTTATTTATTTTCGAAATTTATGTACTGAAATTGTTATCCTGAAATAAATACTGAATATGTTGGGCTTTGATTGTGTTAAAGTCTTCTTTTGTTCTTTCTAAGATAATAAGATATTAAAATGTATTTCTTGCATCTTTTTTGCACCTGTCACAGGTATCTCGCCTTCTCCAAGTACAGAGGTCTTAAAGGTCGTAAATTTAATTTTCGGAGAATTTCGGTTGGTGATTATGGAGAGCATCGTCATTGGAAGGAAGGGCCTTCTTTGTGTGCGTGCTGGGAAAGGTTATCTTAATATACTGCCTAGTTCATCTAAGTTTTAAGAATTTtttcaaataaataaaacattaaatagGACTGCAAAATCTATATTTATGAAAATAGTAATTCTATGATTTTGGAAAATAAATTTAGGACTCTGTAAACCCCTATGTATACTTTGGAACCGTTCAACCCATTTTCATTTTATTGATCCTAGAATGGGATGATTCCGGTTATGATTTATCTCTAACAAGTCAAATAGGCAAATAACATGAAGTTTTGTAAAGCAAATGTCGCCAAAAGTGTATTCAGTTATCAAAGCATAAAACCTTCTAAAATCATTTTGTTGAAATTAAATACAATTATATTGAAGTAAAGCAACCATAATTGATACCTGGTATATATAAAAAACAGACAAAAATGTTTTCTCGATCAACCTGATCTTTACCAAAaaatgatctatttgaccagaAATTTTACCAAATCGCCGGTTTTGCCCCCTAGGTATCCTTGGAATTTTATTAAAATTTTCAACTAATGATCTGATATTTGGCAGGCTCTACTTCAAAATGATGCTTTTTTTTCAACAGCTTCTTTTAGTACCCTAACCTTTTCGGTGTTAACGATGGTGGAGGATACCCACCCCACCATCGTTACCAGTCTGGCAACAATTTTGCTAGTTTTGCCAGTTTTGCCGCACTACCATCCACCACCAATCTcgtataactttttattgttcttTAATTAATTTATTCATTTCTTTTAGAAAATTGTGTATGGGTTGAtcattaattattttttaatcaACCAGCGCATTGGGACATGGCCGCGCGGTGGTACCCCTACTACCGTTTTCACGGCGGAATTGGTGATGGATGTTGTGGATTAGCTTTTCGTAATACTGTAGACTACACCATGGCTCGTCCGCTACAACTGTTTGATGCTTTGGATCCGATTAACTTTCAGGTCTCTTTATTAATTTCTGTACTAaatttagtttatttttatttttttttattttataaaaaatacaaTCATTTCTCTTTCATTTGTTTTAGATGACAATTGATCATGGTGGCTTTGTGAACATTCCGATGATCGAACCATCATGTCTGCCGGAGGAGGCAAGCAGTGGAACCGGCGTGTTCTTACCGGCGTATCCGATGAGGATCCGTGGTAGAAAAGGTGAGGGTGTGAACAACAATAATTGTTATAATAAATCTAGTTGACAATAATCTACTCTTTATTCTTAATAAAACCCATAAAATCTATACAAAATTATAAATCATTAAAACGAATTTAGAAGTAATACTGCTAATAAATGTGTTATTTTGAATTTGAAAGACTTCTTTCTAAAATGAAAGAAATAAATACTATCTCACATTTTTTGTGTTTACTTTTATGCTAGAAGCAGTGTACGGTTGTATTGTTGAACACAAACTGTGTTATACATcacaactttttattttttttcacaaCTATAATGCATGTAAGATAAAAATAAGACATAAAAACTAAGGCAACTATGTGagttttataaaacatattttttcGCTGATTTCTCTCTTATGGATTTCACATGATTAATAAATTGTGTACATCATAATTGATTTATTATGTATTTCGAAATAAATTATTCATGTGGTATTACATACGTTACATATCTACCTTTTTGACATATGCGTTAAATGCAAATACGTTACATATCTACCTTTTTGCCCCCTAGGTATCCTTtgaattttattaaatttttcAACTGATGATCTGATATTGGGCAGGCTCTACTGCAAAATGTtgcttttttgttttttctgGAGGATGATCTTGCAACAAGATTTACCTCTTCTTGCTCAAAATCCATTAGGTGGGGGGCTTAGAGCTCTGGAAAGGAGAGTCGAAGAACTGCGAGATCATGCAAACGCACTCTGTAGGAATCGCGAAAATGGAGGAAAGTACGTTCAAAATCCTTGCTTGGGAAGAAGTTGATGAAAATGAAGAAGCTAAGCGCGAATGTGATCGCAAATTCTACGAATTAGCAACGGCACTCTTTTAGATTGTCACGTTAGAGATGTTATGAAGAGTTTTTGGATGATTAATTTCTAGTTGCTTTCTTAAGGTTAGCAAGTATTTAGAGGCCTGACGTGCTTTCGAATATTTACCATGCTCCAGATGATTAGTTATAGCTTGATTTATGATGGAAACGCAGCGGTGAAAAGTAGACTAATGGTATAATCAAGATGTCTACTAAGCTGTCATGGGTTTGCAAGGAAATGACGGCTTCTAAAAGCAAGAAATCTAAGCAGATGACAATGTTAAGGGAGTTACCAAATAGGAGGAAAGAGTTAACTTTGCAAAATAAAAAGGCTAGCTAACCGGTGATGACCAAAGAGACGCAGGAGTCATCATCACAAGATCTTCAAGATTCATCTGCACAAAAAGCAAATAGAAATTCTGATGTTGCTGCAAAATGTTGTGACACAATGTCTGAAGATCAACCTCTTTCAAGGTGGTTCCTAACTACTCTCTAGTCTGCTGGTGTATTTGAAGAGACATGCCATTTATAGTTAGATCATCCAAGAACTGAAATCGAAGATCAATTGGAGACTAGCTGTTTTCTTATGAAAATATTTGATTGAAATGATTTCATAGAAGGACAAAATGGGGAACATTTGAAACGTCTTTGATTGCAAACTACATCAATTGATGTTTGATTGTAACATATTTATTGTTCATAGCATTTGGAAAATTTGTTTACACAGTCGTTTAAtataggaatattggattttaataatctcaactattcgtcgttggccgccaacagttctaacttcaaaaataaccaccggctGTCCCAACTATTGATatattggccaccaatggaccctgactaacagaactgTAACGCCGTTTGTCTTCGATCGCCGAAAAAACGTTTTTGAGGCGAGAAAAAGGTTTCTAAtggtccgatctaaggttacaaagaggtttgcgACGAAAATGCTGAGTTTCcggccaaaaagttgagttttacGGCCAAAAAGAAGTTTTCTGGCAACTTCAATAATTAGTGATTTTACTAGAATGTTTAGTTTTCCagccaaaaatgagttttccggccaaaaatgtTTTTCCGGCGAGCGGAcactaacggcgttagggttctgttagtcaggatCCATTGatggccaatatgttaatagttgggactatCATTGGTTATTTTTGAAATTAGGACTGTTGGCGTCCAACGACGAATAGTTTAGATTATCAAGTCcaatcactactagaaaactgcctCTTTGTGACAgccaaatttgtagcaaatttgtAGGAAATTGGTCTTACCCACAGATTTGTTACAAAAAAAATCGTGCAAAATAAAATTGTCGAAAATCACGTTAGCTACAAAATTATGACAAAATTTTCCACAAATTTTCGACAAAAAACTATCGTCACAAACGTTTCCTCAAATCACCTACAAACcgtttttttaatgtttttccTACAATTCTTCCACAATTACgcctatttttgtattttattttatgatattttacttttaaaattaataaaactaatgagaaaaattatCCATAATTATGGATAATTATTTTTATTTCGCGACAAAATTTCTACAAAATTATAAAGCTTTCTCTTAacagtttgctacaaattttctACAAATAAAAAATGTATTTTTTAATGTTGCGAAAATTTCCTACAActtaaaaaatggttttttttttaatttgtgacaaaattcctacaaactaaaaaaacaaaatttaaatgttaccacaaaattcctacaaaccaaaaaaaaaaaattttaaaggTTActacaaaattcctacaaacaaaaaaaaaaaaaacaaaatttaagtGTTACTACAAAATTcctacaaaacaaaaaaaaagtttttgaaggTTGCCACAAATTTCCTACGACTcaggaaaaaaaaaaacctgcAACTGTTTGCTATAGATTTGTCCCAAACTGTAATAAATTAAGGAAATTAAATAAaaccattttttataaaaaaaatgcaGCAAAATTACTATTATATTCCAAAAATAATTGCAGCAAAATTCTAAAACATTCCAAAAATATTAAAGCAACAATCCGAGACATTCCAAACATTCTTAACATTTTAAAACATTCCAAAACGCACAATAAAATCGTAATTAAAAGCGTTCGAAAGTAATCCGTTCTTTAACATTCCAATACTTAACAAGACGAAAGTTTTTACTTATTTCCGATGTTTTTCAGCTTCTCTTTAACATAGTTTTTTGCCATGCCGCTTGGTCAGTCCGCTCTTTTTCGCGCTCTTTTTGAAATTGTTCGAAACGGGATTCTTTTTCCGAGTTGGCATGTTAACGCTAAGCTTTATGGGGGGCCACCTGTAGAATTGTAATTTATCAAATATGTGCGAAAAAAGTATGAGTGAGTcaggtaacgggtcaaaacagagTTGGATTAAAACGTGTCACTTTTAGTTACGGTTGAAAACGATCAGACTAGGTTTGACTGGGTAACTGGGTTAACCATCAAACACCTTTAGGTCATTTTTTACATATAAATAATGTGGTAAATATTACTACCTGTTAGGGGTGGATTCACCAATAATCAGTGATCCTCATGTACTGTTGGGTATAGTGATCCTTGCTTCAGCATCagctagtgatcctcagaagttttgcaggatcaggatca contains the following coding sequences:
- the LOC110887370 gene encoding uncharacterized protein LOC110887370; this translates as MAARWYPYYRFHGGIGDGCCGLAFRNTVDYTMARPLQLFDALDPINFQMTIDHGGFVNIPMIEPSCLPEEASSGTGVFLPAYPMRIRGRKGSTAKCCFFVFSGG